One part of the Tunicatimonas pelagia genome encodes these proteins:
- the gcvH gene encoding glycine cleavage system protein GcvH codes for MNIPDSLKYTKDHEWLRIDGDEAYVGITDFAQQELGDIVYVEIETEGEELAHGEVFGTVEAVKTVSDLFMPVAGTVLEINPELEGSPELVNEDPYEKGWMIKIKLSDSTSLDELLSQADYQEVIGQ; via the coding sequence ATGAACATTCCTGATTCACTAAAGTACACCAAAGACCACGAATGGCTACGAATAGATGGCGATGAGGCTTACGTGGGCATTACTGATTTTGCTCAACAAGAGCTAGGCGACATTGTCTACGTAGAAATTGAAACAGAAGGCGAAGAGTTAGCACACGGTGAGGTTTTTGGTACGGTGGAAGCCGTAAAAACGGTATCTGATCTGTTTATGCCGGTGGCAGGTACAGTGTTAGAAATTAATCCCGAATTAGAAGGTTCGCCAGAGTTGGTTAATGAAGACCCCTATGAGAAAGGCTGGATGATTAAGATTAAGCTTAGCGATTCTACTAGTCTGGATGAACTGCTTAGCCAAGCCGATTACCAAGAAGTTATTGGGCAATAG